The stretch of DNA TGGCGTTCGGCCGCGGTCATGACGTTCGGCGGGCCGAAAGGCACCATCACTCTGTCGTTGATGTTCACGATCCCGTACACCATTACGGGAGGCGCGTGGTTCCCCATGCGTGACGAACTGATCTTCATCGCAGGTGGCGTGATCGTCGTAACCTTGCTGCTCGCCAACTTCCTGCTGCCACTGCTGGCGCCGAATCGCAATAAAGACACTTCCGTGGAAATGACCGAAATCACCATCGAAGTGTTGCGACGGACCGTGGAGGAACTGACGGGACGAGTCACCCCCGACAATCGTCGTGCGGTGCTGATGATCATCGACTCGTATACGAAACGTATCACAAGACTGAAGCAGCGCATCGGAGAAATCGATCCGCAAGGGTATATGCAACTGCAGATCGACGCGCTCAACTGGGAGAAGGAATACGTCAAGGCGCGACTGGCGAAAGTCAAAGCGACGCCGAACGACGACAAGGCAGCGCACGATCTGGAAATCGAAGCATGCGAGCGCCTGCTTGACCAGATCATGAGCTCGCTGCGTCATATTGAAACGGAACATAATTCCGGACGCACCATCTGGCGAGTCAAAGGCCGCTTCAGGGCGCTGCAGAGGCGTACGGGCACCATGTTGAAGCGTGTAAACAGCCGCATTCGCCGCACTACCCCGCTGTTCAGCGACGACGAGCTGTTCGCGCACACCCGCGTGGTGCAGGTGGATGCCATCGAACATGTGATCGACCGCCTTTATGAGGAGATGGGCCGCGACACGTACAATACGGAACATTGTTCGGCACTGCTGTTGGATTACCGACGAGGCGAAGCTACGCTGAAGTCGCGCCCGAATATGGGCACGAGCGCGGAGGCGCAGGCGCAGGCGGAAGATGTGAAGCGTGAAAGCTACGGTATCGAGCTGGGTGTGATCCAAGACATGTACGAGGCGGGCGACATTACGCGTGCACAATCTAAGCAGCTGCGACGCAACGTGTATGTGATGAGCGTGGACGCCGACGCGCAGATCTAGCATCCGCTGATCTGATGGGATCAGCAAGCTGACGTGAGCCGGTGATTCGCCATGAGTTTGTTTGCGGACGAACTTGGAAGCGTGGAGGACGAGATAACTGCGGGAACGGAACACGGCGTGGAAGGCGGCAAACTGGAGGCCGTTCCACAATCTAAAACACGGGGGGAATTGAAATTCTCAGAAATTTCCCAGAAAACACCAGACATGTACTCAGCATCGTCTGCTTATATAGGAGATGTCAGCAAAAGAGCCGACCAGGAACCCCAGCAGTTCCCGACAATTGAACCCTTTCTTCTTCTCTCTCCTTTCTCTCCCCGGTGGTCTTCTCTCCACCGGGGTTTCTTTTTGCCTTCAACGGGTGGATTCCTCCAGTCAGTGGGAGCATCTGCCCGCCAGCAAGCCGCCCAACGTCCCAAAACCTCCACCCACTGGCACAATCATCCCGCTTACAAGCCATCCAGAGTCCAGATTCCTCCAGTCAGTAAGAGAATCCGCCCGCTGGCAGCGCACTCAAAGTCCAGAAACCGCAACTCACTGGAACAATCACCCCGCTTACAAGCCACTCAGCGTCCCAATCCTTCCAGTGACTGGGAGGATCGCCCCGCTGGAACGGGTATATTGGAGGCATGAGTGAAATACGCGAGCACGAGACCAGCGATTCCCACGACTCCAGCAACCCAAACACCCCGACCGGTCTGATCGGACGCGAATCGCAGGCGGTTCCGGGGCGGTTCGGCGAGCCGCTGCAGGTCACGCACGTGCAGTATTCGCGTGGGGACGGCAATGCGGCTCCACGACGACCGCTGTTCCTCTGTCTGCACGGCTGGGGCTCCAATGAGGCCGATCTGGCCGACATGATGCGTTATGTGGCCCCTTACAACGATTTCGCGTCGTTACGCGCGCCGCTCGCGCTGCAGGAGGCTGGCTCCGGTGAATTCGGTTTCGGTCAGGGCGCGTATTCGTGGTTCCATGATTGCGTACCGTCCGGCGAAGATCTGGATCGCGACGCTTATGCTGCCGCTCAAGCCATTGACGATTGGGTTGCGCACTATGTTCCCGAAGATCGCGCTGTGGTGCCGATCGGTTTTTCGCAGGGTGGTTTGCTGGCGATTCATCTGCTGCGTGTTCATCCAGAACGGTACGCCGCGTCAATCTCGCTTTCCGGCTTCCTTGCGCCGGGAATCGTCGCCGGTAGCACGCCGGCCGACAGTCATGTCGCGGAATTGAATATTCCTGTGTTCTACGGTTATGGCAAGAACGATACCGTGATTCCGATGCCGGAGCTTTTCGCAACCGCCGCCTGGTTGGACGAACATACGTTCCTCACGTCGAAAAGCTACCGTGGACTCGATCATGCGGTCAGTCTCAACGAGTTCAGCGATTTGCGCGACTGGCTTGCAACACACGATATCGCACCGGGAATCCTGTAAGAAACCCTGCGGAAGAATCCCATAGAAAAACCTGCAGAAAATCCGATGCAACGGATTTTTGCGCACCAAGCACACGGCAATCGTTACAGCCCGATATAAGCCACGATATAGCGATACCGCGTTAGACTAGAGCCAGCTAATAATCATTTCGCAATTGCCAGCATTCGCACGCTCAACCATGCGAACGTTCGAATGTTGGCGAGCGCCATACCGGCACATTCGCGTGCCTGGCAATAAGGAGTTTCGATGCTGCTGTCCGATCGCGACATTCTCGCCGCGCAGGCCGAAGGTCATATTTCACTCGATCCGTGGACCCCGGAAATGGTGCAGCCCGCTTCCATTGACGTGCGTTTGGACCGTTTCTTCCGCCTGTTCAACAATCATGCGTACACGTATGTCGATCCGGCTGAGAATCAGGGCGAGCTGACTGAGCAGTTCGAGGTGGCTCCAGGCGAACCATGGATTCTGCATCCGGGTGAGTTCGCATTGGGTTCCACGTGGGAGTATGTGAAGCTTGATCCGACGATTGCCGCCCGTCTGGAGGGCAAGAGCTCGCTGGGTCGTTTGGGTATTCTCACGCATTCCACCGCAGGCTTCATCGACCCTGGTTTCGAGGGACATATCACGTTGGAATTGTCGAATGTGTCGACATTGCCGGTGAAGTTGTGGCCTGGCATGAAGATCGGCCAGATGTGCTTTTTCCAGCTCAGCTCTCCCGCCGAACATCCGTACGGTTCGCAAGGCACCGGATCGCATTATCAGGGCCAACGCGGTCCGACGCCAAGCCGTTCCTACGTGAACTTCTACAAAGCCGACATCACCGACTAATCATCAAATATTCTTGGATTATCGCAATATATTGCCGATATATGGCGATTGATATTCCCCAAGATTGCAAAAAAGATTGGCTATCACATATCGCATGATAGCCAATCTTTTTTGCAATCTTCTATTGAGATTTCCCGTTGCAATATCAGCAATATCGAATGATATTCAGGTAAGGGTCCGCAGACATTAATCCGACTTATTACTGCGAATCTATTTTGGGATACTTTCAGAATAAATTCGTTCAGCAAGATCATTACTTACGCTGATTCCACCATCAAGAATATCATCCATGATAAGCGGGAAAACTTCGTATAGGTCATGAAGCGCATTATCACGTTGAAAAACTATGTCATATGCCGTAGCACCATCACAGCAACGAATATTTTCTTTCTCAGGCCTGCCCGACACCTTCCAAGGTCGGTCATATCGCTCAGAAGTCTTGGGGACAATCTGGAAAATATAGGCTATAGCTCCATGGGTCTTCGCTGCAAGATCCAAGGTATCCCATACTTCCTTCTCATCAGAAGCCTTAATTGTGTTAAAGCGATTCTTTACTTCTGCGACTAAAGGCTTTCCGAAGCGCGAATCAGTGAATCCTGGTTCCATTTTGAGGTCAATGCCGCCGCCATTAGAGCCAAGATCCACCCAGCCGGGCGCAAGACTCAATATATGTTGGTGCCATAAACCAACACTGTTGGAAAGCGTCTTGTTGATTTTCCTTTCGACTTCAAAATGAAGAACATTTTCAAGAGTGCTCTCAGAAATAATTGATTGTGCCACCAAAGTAAAGGGGTCCGGAGGATTACTTTTCTTCTCTTTCTTTTTATTAATCGCTGATTCAAAGACATGCTTCGTCTTCTCATATAGCGCATCTTGGTCAATCCAGTCTAAGCCGTAATCGTGTCCCATTGCCACTCCAATCTTTCCTCCGTTTGAAAGACTAATCGACAGTTTAGCAATACAGTACTTACGAAACTTCTGTGAAACAAAATTTTTTTCTTTCAATATGGTAACCCTTACATAAGTAAGGGTTACCATATATCATGAAAGAATGGAGCAAGTAACAGTAACAAAGGCAAGCCATCTTTTAGACGTGTCCGCTGACACCATTCGGCGATGGTCAAAACTTGGGCTTTTACGATGCACTCGAGACAAGAACAACAACCGCTTGTTCGATCTTGAAGAAATTCGCCGTGTGCAACGTAAACACGAAAATACTACGTCCAAAGCCGAGAAACCTCGATTCAAAGTGCTTAAATCCTCACCGACGAATTACGTAAGCCTAGAACTATTCGCCGGTGCCGGCGGAACTGCGCTCGGAATGCATAATGCCGGTTTCCAACACATCATGCTTAACGAATTTGATAAAAATGCGTGTGCCACCTTGCGGCTTAATATGCCTTCCTGGAATGTTGTTGAAGGTGACATTCATGAAGTTGATTTCGCAGAATACGCAGGGAAAGTAGACTTACTTCAAGGCGGCGTGCCTTGCCAAGCCTTTTCCTACGCAGGTCTATCTCGAGGCTTTGAAGACACTCGAGGAACCTTGTTCTTTGAGTTTGCACGCGCCGTGAAGCAAGTGCAGCCCAAAGTACTCATGATGGAAAATGTTCGAGGTTTACTCACCCATGATCACGGCAGAACAATAATGACAATGCTGCGTGCTCTTGATGGCATCGGTTATAAGGTTGCCATTAAAATTCTGCATGCCCAGTTTCTTGATGTCGCTCAAAAACGAGAAAGACTCGTGCTTATAGGCGTGCGTAAGGATCTTGATATACCGATTCTTTATCCGAAAGAAACCAGCGACATTCTCACCCTTTGGGATGCGATTGGCGATTGTCCAAAATCGGAGGGAATGGAATATTCTCCCGCAAAAAAGAAAGTGCTCAGTCTAGTACCGCCTGGCGGTTACTGGAGAGACCTTCCTGAGGATATACAGAAATCATATCTGAAGGGATCTTACAATCTTCCCGGAGGGAAAACAGGTATGGCAAGACGTCTCGCTTGGAACGAACCTTCCTTGACTCTGACATGCGCACCCGCGCAAAAGCAAACGGAACGCTGTCATCCTGAAGAGACACGACCTCTAACTGTCCGAGAGTATGCTCGAATCCAGAGCTTCCCTGATGAATGGAAATTCGTAGGTTCCATTGCCTCTCAATATCGCCAAATCGGCAATGCAGTTCCATGCAATCTTTCATTCCATGCTGGGAAAGCTATCATTGCCATGCTTAGCAATAATGATAGAGAATCATTCACAGAGGTTGCTCCCATCGACGTTGACAACATGACAACAGAAACACTCAAACATGACTCACTAGCTGCTTTTTAAACAGGACTGTGCATAGTATCTATGCCCGATTTATACTTGATGAGGCATAATACAATATAAACTATGCGCGGGTATTTGGATATTATTAATTAGAGTGCAGCCTTAGGGATGAATATACTCCAGCATTTCTATGCGTCTCTCATGTATTATGCGAAATTGTTCTGCACGTGGCAACATGCTAATGTTTTCTTGAATTTGTTGAGACTCAGAGAGCCCTAGAAAACGTCATCACCTCGACCGGGTTACAACAACTTGACGATATGCATGCTCGACGCGATGCCGGGCATGCATATCGTCGATTTAAGTGAATACTTCGGGCGCAGGCGGTCGATAAACAGTGTCTTCTCCCCGTTCGATAGGCGCCTCAAATCAGCGCTAAGTCTTTACTAATTCATGCGACTCACTTGGACGGTGTCCGGATTCGATACGATCCTGGTTCTTTCTTCATGGCTCGCATGTCGGCGAATCGAAGCCTTTCCGTCTCTGTACGCGCGATACACGTTGAAGATTTCAAGCATGGAATTCGAGGAGAGGCTGAATACCACGTGCCTGCACATCCTGTAGATCAGCATGTGTGGAAAGCCGATTGTCGGAAAACGGAGCGTGTATTTCGAAGTTCGGAACGGGAATAACTCCTCGCTGCTTTATCCCATATCGGCGGCTGGAGATTCCAGGATCACCACATTGCTCGGCATCCTTTTCATGCCGAGCAATGTGGTTACCGGACGCCCAACGATGGCGCCGGTAAACGCGTTGGGTTCGAAATACGGAATCGATCCCTCCCCTGCGGGCACGCCTCCGCGCCTTTCCTGACGTCCAGCATCACATGATTGGAATCCCGTCGTTCCGCAGACTTTCCCCGAACGAAAGCCCATGCCTCCCGGCAACGCTTAGGGAATACGTCCGTGCGCGAAACACGGGAAAAGCCATGCATGGATGCTAGAAACGGTGGCATGTCCACGAATGGCCATCCGCAGACATACAATTCAGCCACCATAGGCAGGGTTAACATCCGGCCAATGTCAGAGTGCTCAATAGTGTTCAAGGACGGACGGGATGCACAGGTCGCCGTCCTCGACCATGCACACCAATTGCAGAAGGAGAGTCCACAGTCTACAGCCTTTCATTCAGCCAGTCGAGCACAAGTCCGATGGCTTTGTCTCCACGGAATCCGTAGGCGGCATGGCTCGCGTTATCGAGCTTATAGAAGGTGACGTCCTTATTGAGCGCTTTCATCGTGGCATACAGACGGCAACTCTGATTGAACGGCACAAGCAAATCTCGTCCACCATGCATGATCAGCGTCGGCGGTGTCGGATGGTCGGTAGACAGGTAGGTCAGAGGCGAGGCCTCACGGCTCCTGTCCGGATTATCCAGG from Bifidobacterium catenulatum PV20-2 encodes:
- a CDS encoding alpha/beta hydrolase; amino-acid sequence: MSEIREHETSDSHDSSNPNTPTGLIGRESQAVPGRFGEPLQVTHVQYSRGDGNAAPRRPLFLCLHGWGSNEADLADMMRYVAPYNDFASLRAPLALQEAGSGEFGFGQGAYSWFHDCVPSGEDLDRDAYAAAQAIDDWVAHYVPEDRAVVPIGFSQGGLLAIHLLRVHPERYAASISLSGFLAPGIVAGSTPADSHVAELNIPVFYGYGKNDTVIPMPELFATAAWLDEHTFLTSKSYRGLDHAVSLNEFSDLRDWLATHDIAPGIL
- the dcd gene encoding dCTP deaminase yields the protein MLLSDRDILAAQAEGHISLDPWTPEMVQPASIDVRLDRFFRLFNNHAYTYVDPAENQGELTEQFEVAPGEPWILHPGEFALGSTWEYVKLDPTIAARLEGKSSLGRLGILTHSTAGFIDPGFEGHITLELSNVSTLPVKLWPGMKIGQMCFFQLSSPAEHPYGSQGTGSHYQGQRGPTPSRSYVNFYKADITD
- a CDS encoding Eco47II family restriction endonuclease — encoded protein: MKEKNFVSQKFRKYCIAKLSISLSNGGKIGVAMGHDYGLDWIDQDALYEKTKHVFESAINKKKEKKSNPPDPFTLVAQSIISESTLENVLHFEVERKINKTLSNSVGLWHQHILSLAPGWVDLGSNGGGIDLKMEPGFTDSRFGKPLVAEVKNRFNTIKASDEKEVWDTLDLAAKTHGAIAYIFQIVPKTSERYDRPWKVSGRPEKENIRCCDGATAYDIVFQRDNALHDLYEVFPLIMDDILDGGISVSNDLAERIYSESIPK
- the dcm gene encoding DNA (cytosine-5-)-methyltransferase: MEQVTVTKASHLLDVSADTIRRWSKLGLLRCTRDKNNNRLFDLEEIRRVQRKHENTTSKAEKPRFKVLKSSPTNYVSLELFAGAGGTALGMHNAGFQHIMLNEFDKNACATLRLNMPSWNVVEGDIHEVDFAEYAGKVDLLQGGVPCQAFSYAGLSRGFEDTRGTLFFEFARAVKQVQPKVLMMENVRGLLTHDHGRTIMTMLRALDGIGYKVAIKILHAQFLDVAQKRERLVLIGVRKDLDIPILYPKETSDILTLWDAIGDCPKSEGMEYSPAKKKVLSLVPPGGYWRDLPEDIQKSYLKGSYNLPGGKTGMARRLAWNEPSLTLTCAPAQKQTERCHPEETRPLTVREYARIQSFPDEWKFVGSIASQYRQIGNAVPCNLSFHAGKAIIAMLSNNDRESFTEVAPIDVDNMTTETLKHDSLAAF